From Penicillium psychrofluorescens genome assembly, chromosome: 1, one genomic window encodes:
- a CDS encoding uncharacterized protein (ID:PFLUO_000224-T1.cds;~source:funannotate), with product MDPSTDPLLFLPAHELQSKLTRKEITSVQLVEAFLAGIERHNHHGRGLHAIISTCPRDIALTRAKWLDEQRQLGHVQSKLHGIPIVVKDAIVTDESLGMPTTVGSHVFASLRARRNASVITKV from the exons ATGGATCCATCAACCGATCCCCTGCTTTTTTTGCCGGCCCATGAACTACAGAGTAAATTAACTCGCAAGGAGATCACCAGTGTCCAACTAGTGGAAGCCTTCTTAGCGGGAATTGAGCGCCATAatcatcatggacgaggGCTCcacgccatcatctcgactTGTCCCAGAGATATCGCGTTGACCCGAGCCAAGTGGCTTGACGAACAGCGACAACTCGGCCATGTCCAGAGCAAGCTGCATGGGATTCCCATTGTCGTCAAG GATGCGATCGTTACCGACGAGTCGCTTGGCATGCCCACAACGGTAGGGTCGCATGTGTTTGCCAGCCTCAGGGCAAGGCGGAATGCGTCGGTGATCACCAAGGTATAA
- a CDS encoding uncharacterized protein (ID:PFLUO_000225-T1.cds;~source:funannotate) — protein sequence MTEFCGLKSDTTAVGWSAQGGQTLSPYRQEGLNEDEQPTPGGSSSGSAVSIAAGFAPLAIGTETAGSNVYPASVNGLYGMKITLASTALDGVFKLSSTFDGVGVMARDPFDLAALTEVLLTTQAFDKVPREGYSSIMGTSWTELRLGVVDIKWGVDDRISKGKWDSPDVKATYEGATEKMKAHGARLIYPLQIPEAKILKHDGHTLQDVANCEFPGRVQDFLLNFWPDPQLQTLEDIVEWNKKHDEAERFKPGTTQTEILAALKSTMSPESHASAVSQLRRLASVDGMEKWMDEHSLDIVLGPSDSTLVTFAACAGWPIATMPLGRLGKNGQPYGFFALAKSGREDMLFRLMGAFYRTFSETDR from the exons ATGACG GAATTTTGCGGGTTGAA GTCTGACACTACGGCCGTTGGCTGGAGTGCCCAAGGGGGCCAGACCCTATCTCCCTATCGCCAGGAAGGCCTGAACGAGGATGAACAGCCG ACCCCCGGCGGCTCCTCGTCCGGCTCCGCAGTTAGCATAGCTGCCGGGTTCGCTCCTCTTGCAATCGGCACCGAGACGGCGGGCTCGAACGTCTATCCCGCAAGCGTGAATGGGTTGTATGGAATGAAGATCACGCTGGCTTCCACCGCCCTCGATGGAGTGTTCAAGCTTAGTTCAACCTTCGATGGCGTTGGGGTTATGGCGCGAGATCCGTTCGATTTGGCTGCACTTACCGAAGTGCTTCTAACCACTCAAGCATTTGACAAAGTTCCCAGGGAAGGTTACAGTTCCATCATGGGAACCTCCTGGACAGAGCTCCGTCTTGGTGTGGTTGATATCAAATGGGGGGTAGATGACCGCATCTCGAAAGGGAAATGGGATTCGCCCGACGTG AAAGCGACATACGAGGGTGCTACGGAGAAAATGAAAGCCCATGGAGCTCGATTGATCTACCCGCTCCAGATCCCGGAGGCCAAGATTCTAAAGCACGACGGTCATACCCTCCAGGATGTAGCGA ACTGCGAATTTCCGGGTCGAGTTCAAGACTTCCTGTTGAACTTTTGGCCCGACCCTCAGCTCCAGACTCTTGAAGATATAGTAGAGTGGAACAAGAAGCATGACGAGGCAGAGCGCTTTAAAC CGGGGACCACGCAAACAGAAATCCTCGCTGCCTTAAAGAGCACGATGTCTCCCGAATCCCATGCATCCGCGGTCTCCCAGCTCCGGCGGTTGGCCTCTGTGGATGGAATGGAGAaatggatggatgagcaCAGTCTCGATATTGTGCTTGGTCCGTCGGATTCGACCCTTGTTACGTTCGCTGCGTGTGCCGGGTGGCCTATTGCAACCATGCCCCTGGGCAGGCTGGGGAAGAATGGACAGCCGTATGGCTTTTTCGCTTTGGCGAAGAGCGGGCGTGAGGATATGTTGTTTCGTCTGATGGGTGCATTTTACAGAACCTTCTCGGAAACGGACAGATGA
- a CDS encoding uncharacterized protein (ID:PFLUO_000226-T1.cds;~source:funannotate), translating into MAPPTETSSPDTPPQQAAATPRWRRVFRGNPKAESESSEEYAYRSKSTLGILSDRLTDEVPGTVLLLSANRNEPLGMRHQPARTSASSIPSLNPSSRGSSRGPQQPVQKRTPNGEIILEPQPDDSVNDPLNWPMWRRDAALLSLGFYCLLGGGMTPVLAAGFNQVAAAYDVSTQKVAFTTGLYMLGLGIGSVIMSPTAILFGKRPVYLLGATLFIISALWCAASPNYPSLVIARIFQGIAVSPIECLPSATIAEIYFLHERAYRVGIYTLLLLGGKNLIPLVSAAIIESLGWRWVFWIVAIVVGGCLVLLFFFVPETFWDRTPRPRRPHKRQRPHPLRRVSGIMSQGLHRGRPRVQIPDQTDKLEEESAAVTSPKRSKHAHFGIPDESESERQDVENEKVDGIAGDATSDQIITQPTTPAMSPAMTPSVMTPATERPDAFLQIPSPTAAPSVHPGDLEASRHAAVSPARSDSMEPGVPMTPSLQYTNRLRERAKIPYTLTLKVWNGRIARDKWLKVAVRPFVLFAYPAVLWSSVVYALSVGWLIVISESVATIFESKSTYNFTPLQTGLLYISPFVGGLLGTAVAGKVSDIVVRYMTKRNGGIYEPEFRLVMALPIGLSTTIGLMAFGWSSQNLDAWIVPTIFFGLISFGCCLGSTTAITFCVDSYRQYAGEALVTLNFSKNVLHGLVFSLFIVDWLDADGSRTVFLAIGGLQLFCLLMSIPMYMYGKRARMWTVRKRLMERL; encoded by the exons ATGGCACCACCGACGGAGACGTCATCGCCTGATAccccgccgcagcaggcTGCGGCGACAccgcggtggaggagggtctTTAGAGGAAACCCCAAagccgagtccgagtccAGCGAGGAGTACGCTTATCGGTCCAAATCGACCCTTGGAATTCTCAGCGACAGACTGACGGATGAAGTACCAG GAACCGTCCTGCTTCTGTCAGCAAATCGCAATGAACCCTTGGGCATGAGACATCAACCGGCGCGGACGTCGGCTTCATCCATTCCATCACTAAATCCATCTTCCCGCGGTTCTTCCCGCGGCCCTCAACAACCAGTGCAGAAAAGAACGCCTAATGGAGAGATTATCCTCGAACCCCAACCGGATGACTCCGTGAATGACCCGTTAAACTGGCCCATGTGGCGTCGAGATGCCGCGCTGCTCTCCTTGGGCTTCTATTGTCTTCTGGGAGGAGGCATGACCCCCGTCCTGGCGGCTGGGTTCAACCAAGTTGCAGCGGCGTACGATGTGAGCACCCAAAAGGTGGCATTCACCACCGGTCTTTACATGTTGGGCTTGGGTATCGGCTCGGTGATCATGTCTCCCACTGCCATCCTTTTCGGAAAGCGACCCGTCTATCTGCTGGGAGCGacgctcttcatcatctcggcCCTCTGGTGCGCCGCATCCCCAAACTACCCCAGCTTGGTGATTGCAcgcatcttccagggaaTTGCGGTCAGCCCCATCGAGTGTCTTCCATCGGCCACCATTGCCGAGATTTACTTTTTGCATGAACGAGCGTATCGAGTTGGTATATACACactgttgctgctgggcggcAAGAATCTCATCCCGTTGGTCAGTGCCGCCATTATCGAGAGCCTTGGGTGGCGCTGGGTCTTCTGGATTGTAGCCATTGTGGTTGGTGGATGTTTGGTCTTGCTGTTTTTCTTCGTCCCGGAGACTTTCTGGGACCGCACGCCTCGGCCGCGGCGTCCTCACAAACGGCAGCGCCCGCACCCACTCCGCAGGGTGTCCGGCATTATGTCTCAGGGACTTCATCGCGGGCGTCCTCGTGTACAGATTCCCGACCAAACTGATAAGCTTGAGGAGGAGTCGGCCGCCGTCACGTCCCCAAAGAGGTCCAAGCATGCTCATTTTGGCATCCCCGATGAGTCCGAAAGTGAGAGACAAGACgttgagaatgagaaagtCGATGGTATTGCCGGGGATGCAACCAGCGATCAAATTATCACCCAGCCCACCACTCCAGCTATGAGCCCGGCTATGACACCATCTGTCATGACCCCGGCAACAGAACGGCCCGATGCTTTTCTACAAATCCCTTCCCCAACCGCTGCACCCTCGGTGCATCCAGGCGACCTGGAAGCTTCCCGTCATGCCGCAGTTTCACCTGCGCGCAGCGACTCGATGGAGCCTGGAGTCCCGATGACTCCCTCTCTACAGTACACCAACCGGCTGCGCGAACGTGCCAAGATACCATACACCCTGACATTGAAGGTGTGGAATGGGAGAATCGCGCGCGACAAGTGGCTCAAGGTCGCCGTGCGGCCGTTTGTGTTGTTCGCTTACCCAGCAGTCCTGTGGTCGTCCGTGGTGTACGCGCTCTCCGTCGGCTGGCTGATCGTCATCTCGGAATCTGTCGCGACCATCTTCGAGTCCAAGAGCACCTACAACTTCACTCCTCTCCAGACCGGTCTGCTCTACATCTCGCCCTTTGTGggcggcctcctcggcaccGCGGTGGCGGGCAAGGTATCGGATATTGTGGTCCGATACATGACCAAGCGCAATGGCGGCATCTACGAGCCCGAGTTCCGTCTTGTGATGGCCTTGCCCATCGGCCTATCGACCACCATCGGCCTGATGGCTTTTGGGTGGAGTTCCCAAAACCTCGACGCGTGGATCGTGCCCACGATCTTCTTCGGGCTGATTTCGTTCGGCTGCTGTCTCGGTAGCACGACCGCCATCACATTTTGCGTTGATAGCTACCGCCAGTATGCTGGCGAGGCTCTGGTGACACTGAACTTCAGCAAGA ACGTGCTCCACGGCCTGgtcttttctctctttaTCGTGGACTGGCTGGATGCGGATGGCTCGCGCACCGTGTTTTTGGCCATCGGAGGGCTCCAGCTGTTCTGTCTGCTCATGTCGATCCCCATGTATATGTATGGCAAGCGGGCTCGCATGTGGACTGTGCGGAAGCGGCTGATGGAGCGGCTTTAA
- a CDS encoding uncharacterized protein (ID:PFLUO_000227-T1.cds;~source:funannotate) codes for MPNTEREQVNLNSLPPPPPPPEIPGSKISSYVLKLRTAPLDYFFQAPTPPQYVDLFDAPTGPYFFYGTLTDPSMVREILGLETEPELRPARLSGYECKLWGQYPALLDAPGSVVEGAVYHVKTVEHGERLAAYETKNYQAGPCRIRYTDGKEPSDDVGYTFKFNGNQKDLSDGIFDLRVWLERMGRLAAVEKLDAKKSTN; via the coding sequence ATGCCGAATACTGAAAGAGAGCAGGTGAATCTCAACAgtctaccaccaccaccaccaccccccgAAATTCCTGGCTCAAAAATCTCCAGTTACGTCTTAAAACTCAGAACCGCCCCTTTGGATTACTTTTTCCAAGCACCAACCCCACCCCAGTACGTGGACTTGTTCGACGCACCTACTGGGCCCTATTTCTTCTATGGCACGTTGACCGACCCCTCTATGGTTCGTGAAATTTTGGGGCTGGAAACCGAACCCGAGCTACGCCCAGCACGTTTATCGGGCTATGAGTGCAAGTTGTGGGGGCAATACCCTGCACTGTTGGATGCTCCAGGCTCCGTGGTTGAGGGCGCAGTGTATCATGTTAAAACGGTTGAACATGGGGAGAGGCTAGCGGCATATGAAACAAAAAACTACCAAGCTGGTCCTTGTCGCATTCGCTATACTGATGGGAAGGAGCCTTCGGACGATGTCGGATATACATTCAAATTCAATGGGAATCAGAAGGATCTAAGCGATGGAATTTTTGACCTGAGGGTCTGGTTGGAAAGAATGGGAAGACTTGCTGCGGTGGAAAAACTCGATGCCAAGAAGAGCACTAACTGA
- a CDS encoding uncharacterized protein (ID:PFLUO_000223-T1.cds;~source:funannotate) yields MKFHFSSPLILLLLPAITTALTDATSKNDLTQNSRGSRDDYNSNALLVDSDASGVAGSASRGALDVPVDGKDGRPHAGPWVETSAERDRKSSKGTSDSSDLSSSKYDSKLPSSDHLTEDGKVIPHSNGGVMDDPHRTGPKEGTRGMEGGVSEKEKENQFSSEKVPGGPKEAPPLPHSEQKKMPSDGESTDGTGTGNLGVLEKPADLPEKPHDIPHPKSPSSIKDDPLAVDHSNYGPGSSSSTSSTSSTTYDKDDTIPEDGSALHSLVFSFTMIIVSEIGDKTFLVAALMAMRHARLVVFSAAFSALIAMTILSAVLGHAVPTLIPKSFTKLMAAVLFLIFGAKMLKEGREMSPDEGVGEEMREVEQELEEKEHQQMRMGRRRSSITPHNLEAGRAPKSRGSTNRLPSPPESVSSSSSRGSSPRPTRRWNDLVVGVNNLLSLLLSPAWVQTFVMTFLGEWGDRSQIATIAMAAGQDYWWVTIGAITGHGICTAAAVIGGRAIAGRVSMRVVTLGGAVAFLVFGIIYLLEGLY; encoded by the exons ATGAAATTCCACTTCTCATCCCCGTTaattctcctcctccttcccgcCATCACTACCGCACTCACCGACGCCACATCGAAAAACGACCTCACACAAAATTCCCGCGGCTCTCGTGACGACTACAACTCAAACGCCCTCCTTGTCGACTCTGATGCGTCAGGTGTAGCAGGATCTGCTTCCAGGGGGGCGCTGGACGTCCCAGTGGACGGCAAGGACGGCAGGCCTCATGCCGGTCCGTGGGTGGAAACGAGCGCGGAGCGAGACCGGAAAAGCTCCAAGGGCACCAGCGACAGTTCGGATCTGAGTTCGTCGAAATACGACTCCAAGCTCCCTTCGTCCGATCACCTCACGGAAGATGGAAAGGTGATCCCGCATTCCAACGGCGGCGTGATGGACGACCCCCATCGAACCGGACCAAAGGAGGGCACGCGCGGTATGGAAGGTGGCgtgtcggagaaggagaaggaaaatCAATTCTCGTCTGAAAAAGTACCGGGTGGACCGAAGGAGGCGCCTCCGCTGCCACACAgtgagcagaagaagatgccTTCGGACGGCGAGAGCACAGATGGAACCGGGACTGGGAATCTTGGAGTCCTAGAG AAACCGGCCGATCTGCCCGAGAAACCGCATGATATCCCACACCCCAAGTCGCCTTCCTCGATCAAGGATGACCCTCTGGCCGTCGACCATAGCAACTATGGCCCCGgatcctcctcatccacgtcctccacgtcctccaCTACCTATGACAAGGACGATACTATCCCCGAAGACGGTAGCGCGCTTCACTCTctcgtcttttctttcaccATGATCATCGTTTCCGAAATTGGCGACAAGACGTTCCTGGTCGCTGCCCTGATGGCGATGAGACACGCGCGTTTGGTCGTGTTTTCGGCTGCCTTCAGCGCCCTGATCGCCATGACCATTCTCTCGGCGGTTTTGGGCCACGCCGTTCCCACGCTGATTCCGAAGTCATTCACTAAGCTCATGGCCGCTGTGCTGttcctcatcttcggcgcGAAGATGCTCAAGGAAGGACGCGAGATGTCTCCCGACGAGGGcgtgggagaagagatgcgcgaggtcgagcaggaactggaggagaaggaacatCAGCAGATGCGAATGGGCCGGCGCCGCTCCTCTATCACGCCCCATAACCTCGAAGCAGGCCGCGCCCCCAAGTCGCGTGGATCCACGAACCGactcccctcccctccgGAGAGTGtatcgtcatcctcatcccgTGGCTCTTCTCCCCGTCCCACCCGCCGCTGGAATGACCTCGTCGTGGGGGTGAATAACCTCTTGTCCCTCCTTCTCAGTCCGGCCTGGGTACAGACCTTCGTCATGACTTTCCTTGGCGAATGGGGCGACCGCAGCCAAatcgccaccatcgccatggccgcggGCCAGGATTATTGGTGGGTGACCATCGGCGCGATCACCGGCCATGGTATCTGTACCGCCGCCGCTGTGATCGGCGGACGCGCCATCGCGGGGCGTGTCAGTATGCGTGTTG TGACTCTCGGCGGTGCGGTGGCGTTCCTCGTTTTCGGCATTATCTACCTGTTGGAGGGCCTCTATTAG
- a CDS encoding uncharacterized protein (ID:PFLUO_000228-T1.cds;~source:funannotate), with translation MKTTTRSHAHQAHTDDRRARELYRYYQPEVSEPLAPSRLSPGVDDSVSDPASTVRTLSADSSVKSNSSATSQSSTAAGPEALILGTSNNTLTSFAQLAALRLNADRALICALDRDAQFVLAEATPTLNLNETAVREQDDEFWLGSTGKRKAWPIFQDTVSLPSSDRHNAQHHFLEVNDMSQHARFKHLPFVENAPHFKFYAGIPLTTENNINLGCFCVLSSEPREGLTTLEQDTLGSLASLVMDYFKVSRQASEGRRAARLSRGLAFFVEGSSSFVDSFDASRAGSSMSPSTTHPSTSLRSANQRISFSGGSREDSLGNVSQIPSHSPANDRPPSNDSRSLSSGASVSKLETGGGSSDYVTGSLPEWLTGANRNQLPPDDSHGNSWCFRRAANLLRESLDLSRDGGVIFLEANSSPMLESDLGSDGSSDSGGPAPILSMSTYDDPFAPRAGSTASCAAAKLDRSFLQMLLRRYPKGKLWSFHRDGQISTSDDDDQNVLHRGSPTGNNNRSPSGGALPTIEVSKPVKRRRKAAENTVLNKYFPNAAQIMFVPLWNAATSQWFAGCFCWSTEETQVFTTAVELSSVLGFGSSIMAEYSRVESLIADRQKGDFIGSISHELRSPLHGILAAVEFLHSTNMNEFQESLLETVNACGRTLLDTMNQVLDFSKVVSLERTWQSMKRRKESPLDFKGTDRLAAHLDSYVVTDIAVLAEEVVEGICLGHAYGQNSTASADLPVLMAHNAAKTPMARSSVEVIIDVAHHNWVYRTQPGALRRIIMNVFGNAMKYTDAGRVSIHLEAEGHSEGRSRRQGLEDMVTLTISDTGKGISEEFLRGRLYTPFAQEDSLAVGTGLGLSIVRSLVKALNGNIRIRSRPGEGTVVRVSLPLARPVGEESPPIESHGPLLHQKDTLAQTLMLREGYPGKRAAIWGVDPAHALDSNWEEIVRYLTDWFGFELVSWTSYLSIDVLLIDEEDLPALRSCGPPTSTLSALLIHCHRSVDYSGMCSEWTTVATSVDIIRRPCGPHKLARSILKCLQHLQPRPDASSVLENPMDLPIRTSTAQSTVGSDVADDSATTILAISRPPSPRTERTEIIGTGPMSIEERSPNSVSVITSPPDIVAAAPLPPPLAEGSVKSQRLARVLVVDDNRINLNLMMTFMRKRKLTELDAAENGKQAVEAVEQMPNGYNIIFMDMSMPVMNGFEATRAIRSLERERDGYGPAVIIALTGLSSSRDESEALASGVDLFLTKPVSFREVARLLEEWEKDGLVKECKRGH, from the exons ATGAAGACTACTACTAGATCGCACGCGCACCAGGCGCACACCGACGACCGCAGAGCGAGAGAGCTGTATCGCTACTACCAGCCTGAGGTGTCGGAGCCCCTTGCCCCGTCCAGGCTGTCACCCGGGGTCGACGATTCAGTCTCCGACCCCGCAAGCACTGTCCGTACGCTGAGTGCCGATAGCTCGGTCAAATCCAACAGCAGCGCGACTTCGCAGTCGTCCACCGCGGCCGGCCCGGAGGCGTTGATCCTCGGCACCTCGAACAATACCCTGACATCTTTCGCACAGCTGGCCGCGCTTCGCCTGAATGCCGACCGGGCTCTCATTTGCGCCTTAGACCGCGACGCGCAATTCGTCCTGGCCGAAGCTACACCgaccctcaacctcaacgAAACGGCCGTCCGTGAACAAGACGATGAATTCTGGCTGGGATCCACGGGTAAGCGCAAGGCGTGGCCCATATTTCAGGATACTGTCTCGTTGCCTTCCTCCGATCGTCATAATGCGCAACATCACTTCCTGGAGGTCAATGACATGAGCCAGCATGCGCGCTTCAAGCACCTTCCGTTTGTCGAGAACGCACCGCACTTTAAATTCTACGCCGGAATCCCGTTGACAACCGAAAATAACATCAACCTGGGATGTTTTTGCGTGCTGAGCTCGGAGCCGCGCGAGGGATTGACGACATTGGAACAGGATACTTTGGGGTCTCTGGCGTCGCTCGTGATGGATTATTTCAAAGTCAGCCGCCAAGCGTCAGAGGGTCGGCGCGCCGCTCGTCTGTCCCGTGGTCTTGCCTTTTTTGTCGAGGGCAGTTCGAGTTTCGTGGATAGCTTCGATGCGTCTCGCGCCGGCAGCTCTATGTCTCCTTCAACCACTCACCCATCGACCTCTCTCCGATCGGCGAACCAGCGCATCAGTTTCTCCGGTGGCTCACGCGAGGACAGCCTCGGAAATGTATCTCAGATTCCATCACACAGTCCCGCCAACGACCGGCCACCCAGCAACGACTCACGATCTCTGAGCTCTGGAGCTTCTGTCTCGAAATTAGAGACTGGAGGCGGCTCCTCCGATTATGTAACGGGCTCTCTCCCGGAGTGGTTAACGGGCGCCAACCGAAACCAGCTACCCCCAGATGACTCCCATGGCAATTCCTGGTGTTTCCGGCGGGCTGCAAATTTGCTTCGCGAGAGTCTTGATTTAAGCCGAGATGGCGGGGTCATCTTTCTGGAAGCGAACAGTTCCCCCATGCTGGAAAGCGATCTCGGGAGTGATGGCTCCAGTGACTCGGGCGGCCCTGCGCCTATCTTATCAATGTCGACTTACGACGATCCATTTGCTCCGCGTGCCGGTTCTACAGCCTCTTGCGCAGCCGCCAAACTTGATCGGTCATTTCTGCAGATGCTTCTTCGACGCTACCCAAAGGGCAAGCTGTGGTCTTTTCATCGGGACGGTCAGATCTCGACGtccgatgacgacgaccaGAATGTGCTTCATAGAGGCTCTCCGACTGGTAACAATAATCGATCACCGTCTGGAGGCGCTCTTCCGACCATTGAGGTTTCGAAGCCCGTCAAACGGCGACGAAAAGCGGCAGAAAATACAGTGCTCAATAAGTATTTCCCCAACGCCGCTCAAATCATGTTCGTTCCGCTGTGGAATGCAGCCACCTCGCAGTGGTTTGCTGGCTGTTTCTGTTGGAGCACCGAGGAGACACAGGTCTTCACTACTGCCGTGGAGCTGAGTTCTGTTCTCGGCTTTGGGTCTTCCATTATGGCCGAGTATAGTCGGGTGGAGTCACTTATTGCCGATCGCCAAAAGGGCGACTTTATTGGAAGTATTTC GCATGAACTTCGAAGCCCGCTTCATGGGATTCTGGCTGCTGTTGAGTTTCTGCACAGCACCAATATGAACGAATTCCAGGAGTCCTTACTCGAAACCGTCAATGCTTGCGGCAGGACGTTGTTGGATACGATGAACCAAGTTCTCGACTTCAGCAAAGTAGTCTCGCTCGAACGGACGTGGCAATCGATGAAGCGCAGGAAAGAATCTCCGCTTGATTTCAAAGGGACAGATAGGTTGGCTGCCCATCTGGACAGCTACGTTGTGACGGATATCGCCGTCCTGGCCGaagaggtggtggagggaaTTTGTCTCGGCCACGCTTACGGTCAGAATTCTACCGCCTCTGCCGACCTCCCCGTGCTGATGGCACACAACGCCGCCAAAACTCCGATGGCGAGATCCAGTGTGGAAGTGATCATTGATGTGGCACATCACAACTGGGTCTACCGTACCCAGCCCGGTGCTCTGCGCCGTATCATTATGAACGTTTTTGGCAATGCCATGAAGTACACAGATGCTGGCCGGGTTTCGATTCATCTGGAGGCAGAGGGCCACTCTGAGGGCCGTTCTCGGCGGCAAGGcttggaggacatggtcACGTTGACCATTTCCGATACGGGCAAGGGCATATCGGAGGAGTTCCTTCGGGGGCGACTCTATACCCCTTTTGCTCAGGAGGATTCGCTGGCTGTAGGTACAGGCCTTGGCCTGTCCATTGTTCGAAGTCTCGTCAAGGCCCTTAATGGAAACATTCGCATTCGCAGCCGTCCTGGTGAAGGTACTGTTGTGCGGGTGTCTCTGCCACTGGCACGCCCGGTTGGCGAAGAGAGCCCGCCCATCGAGTCTCACGGGCCTCTTTTGCATCAGAAGGATACTCTAGCGCAGACCCTTATGCTCCGAGAAGGGTATCCCGGCAAACGGGCCGCTATCTGGGGCGTTGATCCTGCTCACGCATTAGATTCCAACTGGGAAGAGATTGTCCGATATCTCACCGATTGGTTTGGCTTCGAACTTGTCTCGTGGACATCTTACCTGTCCATTGATGTGCTCTTGATAGATGAGGAGGATCTACCCGCACTTCGTTCATGCGGCCCTCCGACGTCAACTTTATCGGCGCTGCTTATCCATTGTCACAGGTCGGTGGATTACAGCGGGATGTGCTCCGAATGGACCACCGTTGCCACCTCCGTCGATATTATCCGTCGTCCTTGTGGGCCACACAAGTTGGCCCGGAGCATCCTCAAGTGCTTGCAACACCTGCAGCCCAGGCCTGATGCCTCATCGGTTCTTGAGAATCCCATGGACCTGCCGATCCGAACGTCAACTGCGCAGTCGACAGTCGGGTCTGATGTTGCCGATGATTCTGCCACTACTATTCTGGCCATCTCTCGGCCCCCCTCTCCACGAACAGAGCGTACCGAGATCATCGGGACTGGTCCCATGTCCATCGAGGAACGAAGCCCGAATAGCGTGTCCGTGATCACTTCACCACCAGATATAGTCGCCGCTGCTCCCCTACCACCGCCTTTAGCCGAAGGGTCTGTGAAATCCCAGCGTCTGGCGCgtgtcctcgtcgtcgacgacaACCGCATCAACCTCAACCTGATGATGACCTTCATGCGGAAGCGCAAGCTGACCGAGTTGGATGCTGCCGAGAACGGCAAGCAGGCCGTCGAAGCCGTCGAGCAGATGCCGAATGGTTAcaacatcatcttcatggACATGTCCATGCCTGTCATGAATGGGTTCGAGGCCACACGTGCCATTCGCTCACTGGAGCGCGAGCGTGATGGCTACGGGCCGGCTGTTATCATCGCCTTGACAGGACTCAGTAGCTCGCGCGATGAGTCCGAGGCTTTGGCCTCGGGTGTGGATCTGTTCCTGACGAAACCTGTCTCCTTTAGGGAAGTGGCTCGCCTTCtggaggagtgggagaaggacGGTCTTGTGAAAGAGTGTAAACGAGGGCATTGA